cacgagcgcggcggcggcgagcgcggtgACGGCAGCGACCCCGAAGTGCTTCGCGTGAACCTTGCCGGCGGGGttggacggcgccggcgggctaTTGGGGGACGGCGCGCCGGCCTCGTTGACGGTGACCTTGAACTTCATCCCGCCCTTCTCGCAGTGCTCGCCGATGTCGCAGATGAACCACCGGCGCCCGGCCTTGTCGAGCGTCACCCTGTCCTCGCCGGTGCTCCACGTGTTGGCGGTCGGCGGCTTGGTGCACGCCATGAAGTCCGCCCCGCCCACCTCCACCACGTTGTGGGCGCTGCTCCCGTACTTGAACACTGCACATCGACATTCGACACAAAGCAAAGAACCGATACACCGTCAGTCTCTCATGTCGCGTGCAGTCAGATCAAGACAACTGAAGGTCCATGAAGAGGTTAATGATGTACATACAGAGCGTGTCGCCGACGACGAACTGACGGGACTCGGACCAGGCCGTGTAGTTGAACTGGAGAGTCCAGCCCTTGTCGTCGCCGACAACGTGCTCCGATGCCACGGCGAGCCCCGGGAGGAAGGCCGCGGCCAGGGCGACCACGGCGACGAGCATATGCTTGGAAGCCATGTCGATCACTGAATCTGATTAATTAGTGAGTAGGGACCCTATGATCTTTTTAGATGGATCGATGCTGCTCTGGGTGTTGTGCTTCTCGGTCATTGCTCGCACGTATATATAGGGAGCGAGAGAGCTTAGTATGGCACATATGTGTATGTACATCGCCATCAGCAACTTGAGtacttctgtttttttttggtgacTAGCCACTTGAGTACCAGACCATGTCTTCTGTAATCGTTAGAGCAGCTGTCCCAGGGCGGCATGAGGGATCGAGTTGAATGCGTCCTTGTGGCGCCAAATGTGGGTTGCCTTGGTGCTATCGGAAATTTGGAATTTGGAAGATGCACAGATCGAGTATTGGAATTTTCTATCACTACTGTTTCATGTGCAAGACGTGGTCTCGGGTTGACACATGTTTTTTCGTTTTTGGCTGGTCCGTCGTCAGTGCATTTTGGGCCGGCCGGGTTCGTCGTCGATGCTGGGACGATCCTCCCCGTGGCAGAATCAGCATCGTAGAGGCCCATCAGAACGGCCCAACGGTCCAACGAATCCTTGGCGATGGAGGAGTGCTAGCCAGTGGAAGAACATATCGAAAGATTGGGCCATGAGTCCGCGATTTCTCAATCACGGCCCAAAAAAGCTATCGTCCAACGTAGATTTGTATACTCGTACCATTCTGACCATACGTTTTCTAGAGATTGGTGCTACAGGGATGGCATCGTGCATTTGGTTGCTTAGCCATGTGAAAACACACATTTCTCTTTTGGTAGGTGAATCCGTGGCTAGAATGATACGTGGATACCGACCTATGCTGAGAAAAACTGCATTCACTCATGGCCGCAATAAGACACTGCTCATTTGACGTACGGCTATTGTTGTGGTGGTGGCTGACGTGTGCGCTCGAACCCAGGTGTCAGCCACAATAATCGTACATCAGGCGATCCTCCTTCCCACCAAAGGAGGATATGAGTAAGATGGCATGGTGAGGTGAGAATAACTGGTGAGACTTGAGAGTTTGAGTTTATCCTGTTTTATTTTCAACAAGATTTGATAAAATgcaccatatatatatatatatatatatatatatatatatatatatatatatatatatatatatatatatatatattaatttGAATATTAACGTATctaatatttatttatattgcatatatatatatatatatatacaatataaataaatattagATACGTTAATATTCAAATTATTTCGGCTAATATTAGGTTATATGGTAAATTAAATATTATGATTATCTTTTTGCAGGATCTTATAAGGCTGGTGAGGCCAAAGGAACTACCGACGGTTTTCGCAGTGATGTAATAAtcctactcagtactcaccgtatttattactatattgcttcaggAGTAGCTAAGTTTATTTCCCTAGGCGTCTTTAATCAGGTTTATATGGGTGATTTCTTATCGTCTTCTCAGACAGTTCCACCCGAAGGGAACACTTCTCTACGGTTACAAGGTTCTCTTTTCAACGCCACACACACGACTTAACAGAGAACTACACGCAGAGGTTTCTCCTATAGGATCCCTAGCATAAGCACCCACCCGTATAAACATGCTAAAAAGACCgagggaaaaacaaaactacttcatttcacaatatagTTTACATACGGTTTTCCCTTTCGGGAACCCTCGAAGGGTtcacacaaagataaagaaattaTGTTACTACCTTCCCAGTCTTATGTTACAAATGCCTTGATTACACAAGCTTTGTTACAGTGGGAagtggtactactactactactagagaGCAGATAGTTTTCTGGCTAGCTGCCCTGAACTACTTGCTGCTCTGAaggcttgtgttgtgctcGATGGTTGTGTGTCTTCCAATACTGCAAAGagcctccttatataggcacCATGGCTGGCTCAAATAGTGCTCCCATGCATTATTTACCTCACCTTTCTCCATGTCCATGATGCACCTCCTTTATAGGTCCTAGGCTTCTTTTATagcctttggatgcatgcatgcatgttgataAGGGGTCTTTTGACTGCCACTTCTCTTTGTTTGCATACGAACGTGGCTTCCTTCACCTTGGGAGTAGTCTTGTGTTTTAATGATAGTGTTTTCGACACACTGCAGCCTTATTGTCTGTTTCCTTGGCTATTTTTCGTCTGCACAACATAAATCATAGGATCCCATGCATTTGTGATCTTGTATGCTGATGATGGGTCTTATATGCCTAATACATGCTAACGATGGCTCTtaagatttaatatttttcattatttttaattatttatatatatatatatattcatattattttttttcagttttcaatcATATTCAAATCAAATGATATTTTCAATCATATTCAAATCAAATGATATTCTATCAACTATTCGGGTATAGGTGGATATGTCCTCCCCGCCCGAATAATTGATAGTAATATCAATTAAAACTCtggtgtatatatatatatatatagacacacacacacacttgtGTGCAAGGAGATTCTAGATAGCGCAATCATTCGAGACTCTTGATCATAATTTGTGCACCATGTTGAGGATGCAGTGTGATGACGGTGTACGGTGCATGGGCATAAGAAGGTGAGAGCTTGAACTCGAAACGCTGAAGAACCATGCTTAGAGCCATCTTAGCCTCCAGCAACGCGAAGTTCTGACCAATGCAGATCCTTGGCCCCGAACCGAATGGGAAGAATGCTAGACGATCGTTGGTTGCTTTGGAAATGCCCTCCGCGAACCTCTGGGGCTTGAACTCCAACACGTCTTTTCCCCATATGTTTGGGTTGTGATGAAGCAAGATTATGGGAAGCTCAACTGCTACCCCTGCAGGGTACGAGATGCCACCAATCTCCACTTCTTTGGATGTCTTTCGATTCAGTGTGACCGCTGGCGGGTACAATCTGAGAACCTCATACAGTATCGTCGTAACCTGGATGAAAAAATTAGAAGCAACATAGAGTGAGCAACGAGCAACCAATAACTTTCAGCCTTTGAGGTTTATTGTAAATCAGAACTTCTAATGCAGCAGCGTCACAACGGTGAGGAACACTTGCCGTTTTCAATCGATTCAGACCATGGAAGCTAGGCTTGTTCTTGCCAAACACGCTTAGGACCTCCTTCCTCGCTCGATCCTGCCACTCAGGGTGCATGCCGAGCACGACGAGTGTCCATGTGAGCAACACCGATGTTGTCTCCATCCCCGCAAAGTAGAATAGCTTGCACTCCTCAATCACATCCTCTGTGCTCATCCTCAAGCTAGATGTCCCACTAGCCTTGTTTGATTGTAGCATCAAACCAAGCAAATCGTGTTCATGTCCATCGCTCTCGATAGCGCGTTCCCTCTTCTCGATGATGCCTCTCAGGAGCCCTTCAATTTCCCGGTTGATTTCCTTCATCCTTCTGTTGTTTTCCGTGGGAAAGAACCTGCCAAACGCAAAGCAATTGCATGGAGTGTAGGCATATGTAAATGCAAGGAACTGGTTTGATTCtccaaacaacaaaaataattttactACAAATTGTAATCTTCTGACTATTATATTACTAAAATAAAAGGCAAAACAAACAACCATGTTCTTCCATATAAGCTTAAAATATATAGTTTGATGATCTTATTTACAAAGCTCGAATTATATTGCTATGAACAAGAAGTGCATGCATTGAATATGATTGTCCATTATTGGACAAATGCATGTAATGATGATTATATATGTTAAGTGAGATCACTCTCGGTGAGGCTCGTCACTGTCAATCTAACACACATCCGACGTTCGGGGCATcttccctctctcttctcccatctctctctctctcactctctctcagCCGACTGTCAtccatttaatttttttcgaTTATTTTTGGGAAGTTTCCCAAAATTGTTAAAAGTTTGCTCTCAAAAAATTGTAAGTTCTTTCtatgaattttgaaaatttcttttttggaaaaaatggTTTAAATTTTGAAAGTTGAGAGAACTAAAATTTACAAACCAGAAGTCAGGAATACCAAAAGTGGGGAGGTTggaaaatataaataaaaaaatgagagAAGGAAGATAGGCCGGTCTACTGACCGTTGGGTGCTTACCCTGCGAGTGACCGCCAAGTCGCCAACTAGTTACCTCCCGTGTTAAGGAAATATGCATCTATATCGGCACATATCGTGTTCGTGTAGAGAAAGGATTCTGAAACCATTGGCATGTTGTAAGCATCTAACTCACGGGGATATGCGTGACTCGATCTACATGggcccccttttttttttttcctatgcaAGACCAACCAATAAAAATGCAGGTGCATCAAACCACAAGCATACACCAACTACGAAGAATCAAAACATCCAATACACCTCCATCAGTGACACCACATATTAAGAAAGAAAGCAAGCGATTTAGTAAAAGGAAAggtatcaggtgaaaacttTTATTCAGTCAAAACCTGAAAGCTTTCGGTCCTAACCGATGTATCTAAAATAAATGGATGAGATGAAAAGTGGAACGTCTAATCACTTAAATATATTTTACAAACCCCCTCAAGGTGAAAAATTTGAAGGTTTTTTTCATAAAAGGTGGAACAAGCTATGATAAGAGTGTGACGAAAATATGTTTGATAGATAAACAATTAGATTAAGATGAGGATGTCTGACAGGATCCGAATTTCTGAAGGCATGATAAAAAGCAATCGAGACATCTCCAATGATCAGGCTAAAGAAGGAACATAATACAAGGTTCACGTATGCATGCAGGGGCGGAGGCATgctggaattttttttgtaagaggGGCTAGAGAAGATGCATCATGGATCACTAATCttaaattagtactccctctgtcggGGTTTTGAAGGCCGGTCCATAAAAATGCTATAACCAAGAAAGAGGAAATGACCGGGGAAGAAAACTTTCCCTTAATCGTGCCTAAATTACTCCCTTCCTTAACCATCACCCATCCAAATCAATCTCAAAGGCAACCGAACGGTCGGGTGAGATGGCGAGTGGAAGCTGGAGAGAGGGAGTCTCGGTAGAGAAAATTACGGGAGGGGGAGGAATTAAGTCCTAGCAGTTAATGCGCGGGACCAAAATATACTTCCAAGCAGGATTTACAGGGAATTGGGCCTTCGATTTGTGAGTCGAGTTTTGAGGGAAATAGACCTGCAAAACCTAGACGGAGGGCATATCGTTGTTCTTCCATTGCTACACACCAAGTCCTTCGCaacaaccttttttttagggaaagtcCATCGCAACAACCTAATACACTTCcagttttgttttgtgtgccAAAGTCGATTTATGTGGAGGCGAATTAAATAGAATAGAATTTTAGTGGCAACTAAGAGAGATGACATCACATACTGCTAGTTTTAATCAAAATAAAGGAGGGTACTTACAAGTAGCCTGGGATGTAAATATACTGGAGGGCTTTGATTATTCGCTCGGCTTGCTCTGCTTGAAGTTGGAAGATCCTTCGGCCTTCCATGAAGCTGCTACCGAACGCTGTGCGGGAGATCACGTCTCCACTGAGGTTCTGGAACTCTTGCCAGATGTCTATTTCTACTGATCCGCCTGAATTAGCTAGCTTATTCTCCCAATTGCCAACCAGCTCGGTGCAACACGTTGAGAAAGCTGGCAACATGCCCTAAAAATAGCTTCGGTTAGTATGCACATACGTGTTTTTGTACGTACACTTCGATCGAGCCTGGAGCTTGTAAGAATAGTACCTTCAGCTTTTCAAGATGGAAAGCAGGGTTCAGTATCCTCCGGTGCTTCGCCCATTTCTCGCCGTCGTAGTTCGCAAGCCCTGGGGCTATCAGTTTCCCAAGACGTTTGTTTGTGAACTTCTCGAAGTGGCCAGACTTGTTGGATAGGATATCTTTCACTAGCTCTGGCTGTGCGATGATCACCCTCAAGATTGGCCCAAACCATGTTATGCAAACGTTGCCTGCAATGCAATTCAATATGTTCTGGCGGTAAGAGAAATGGAGACAACAAAATCTTTGATATGCACGAGAAAACACATACATTGATGTACAGAAAATATAACATTTTTAGTTACATGCATTTGAGAAATACAATGATTTTGTGTTTTTCGGTTACACTCTGGTCAAGCCACGGCCATAGCGGCTCCTAAATTTTGATCCGACAGCTGCTCACTCAACATGTTTTCAAATAATGTTGAATAAGGAATGTAGAATTCGATCATGCTAGAGACATCAAGAAGACGTAGATCGATAAAGACTGGGAGCAGGATGGAGTCATTTTTGTGTGTAAATAAGATCAAATAATTGACAACACTTTTCAAACGCGTCAAGCTCAATGTTCATGTCAGAAACAAACATACTAGACagagaagggaaagaaatTAGGCTGCAGCAAGAGTTTAATCTCTCGTTCTTTCATCTTTTCTACTCTGTTTAATTATTATTTGAAATAAATATACTCTTGCAGCTTCTCCTACGAATTTTCctttaaaacaacaacataacTCACATACCGTGTTCCTTGACAACGTTGTAGAGGTGTGGCGCCACGCGGGGCACAATATCGTGGCAGGGCGGCATGGGGCTGGACTGCGCCTCCTTGTTGAGCCTGCCGTTCTCCGTGAGATCCCCGGCCGGGAAGCGGTATGCTGTGCCGCCGAGTCCCTGCGCTCGGAGCAACCGGCcgagccgccgcggcctcaGCCAGCATCTCTCCGCGACCTTGGAGGCTGCCCACAGGACCAGCAGGGCAGCGAGAACGCAGAGCAGGCTCCACGGTGATGGAGAAGCCACGTCACCTACGAGTGCCCTTGCTGCTGCGTCGAcctccattagtttcttactGACTCGTGTGGCAACCAAACTGTGTAATGTGGAGTGACCGTAGCACATCAAAGTAGCAGAAGTTTTGTGGGAACTGAATGTTTTATAGGCGCATTGAGAGGGTAGCCGGCGATAGATGCTTTGCTTGGCATCACATgtttttctcctcttcttgtTTCCCTTTCTTTTGTCGTAACAATTTCTCGACGGCCATGAACGAATCTTCAGACTTGTGTGGAAAAAGACGTAACACACAAAAGACAAACAAAAGCAAGTTTGTTGTTTGCATCAACAAAGCGTGGCGCAAGGCCGCGCAGATACGTCACGATATTTCTTTCATTCTAGACGCTGAGGATTCTCTGGATTCTTTTATGCCTCTCTAATGTCGCTTACTAAATGTTTGATTTCTCTGTAAAACACAAGGACCGAAGGATGTCATCACTCTGTCGTTTGCAGATAGGCATCGCTGGGTTCATTTGGACCCAATTTAGCTAGATTATTCTTGTATAAATCTGAGGTCAGTGAGTACTAAAATACCCACGAAATAATGTCCACACGTCTGCATCAACGTCCTGGCTCATGTGACAACAGTGTTGACGTGGAATGACCAACCAATCTGCAATCCTCCAACTACCTGTGGAATAATCTCAATGAACAATCTGGATGTAAACACATGTGGCAGAGACTATATGATGTGACACTGGTGTTGGCATGGAAATGACCAACCTATGCGGGGACTGACCAATCTGCAGTCCTCTAAAGTTGTCAAGGAAAGTACCAAATGATTGAAGAAATACCAATTACGAAGGACCACACACTCTCGAAGCACAACCTACCATTTAAAAAGGGTTCGTCATGCATTTGCctcaaatcaaataaaggaGTAAAAATTTGACACACAATGGGCAACCATAAAAAAAGGACTCGTCTTGTGCTTATctcaaatcaaataaaggtGTAGAAATTTGACACACAATGAGCAACCATATAAAGAGGCACATCATGTACTTGCCTCAAGACAGGCGCTTAATGAAAATATTATACTGCACATGTAAAGCTTCCAAACCTCTGGATTAAACCTTGATTAGGAAAACTACTCTATAATAAGGACAGGATTATACATTAATCATAGGTAAACCTCCCATAACTACAGTATCAACTTCCATTTTCAGCTTAATGTGGCCGATCTTCTGTTATCAACTACACATACACGACACAACCCTCTAGTACAGCAGCCAAAACAATCAACATCCTAGCAGCACTAGCTAGCAACCATGCGCTAATTAAATCAGTCGGCAGCAGCAACCAGTAATATCTGAACTAAACTGCGCCTAATCAATCAGCTGGCAAACAAGCAACATCTAAACCAGCAAGTAATTCACTCGGCAACTGACTGCTAGTACTAGCACTAAGACGAGAACTAAATGAACTGGTGCAGCTGCAGCTAATCAACAAGATGTGCTAATTTTTCAACCCACACATCAATTTCAGTCGGCACACCAACAGATACACAGCCGCTGCGGAAGCGCCCGCTGGtacccgtttcataattcttgtagaaatattacatgtaagatacatctatttttgacaaatttaagacaagaattatgaaacggaaggagtgcTAGATTAATTATCGATGTCCCTCAATTGCAGCACTCAACTAATCTTCTACACCAGCAAGCACCCTGCGAATCGGCCAAACGCGCCGTCGGGCACGTGCCTGGCGGCACTGCAGGTGGACAATAACGCACTGACGGAGACCAGACGTGATTCACCGCGACGTCCGGCGGCAGCCGGAGCAGCGGCAAGCGGCAGAGCAATAACCATCCCTAGGCGGCTGGTCGCTGCAGCGCAAGCGGCGACGCAGATGGCGACTGCTGGCCCTGGCGTCGACAGCCTCTGTAGCGGCGCAGGAACTCTAGGCGGCTGCAGCGATTGGGGGTAGGAACACAGGGTTTCGGGTATGGCAGGGCCCAAGGAACGTTGGGCCGGCCCAAAGCACGGCATGGCACGAAATTTTCATGCCCCGGCCAAGCACGAGCCTCATGTGGGCCGAGCTTTTTTCCATTCTAAAGAAGCTCCAttcgataaaaaaaatattgttgcTTACATTACTAACAAATTTATTTCGTACAAATGTAACTTCCACTATTCATTCCTATGAATAATTGTATCGTTTTTACCATTCTATTgtcaaaatgaaacaaaacattagaaacaaaacaaatgagGGGGCCTGGAGGATACGAAACACCCTAGCTTGCCTCTTTGCACGTCCACACCCGCAGGCTTGGAGGAGAGAAAAATGGTCAAATCATGCATTTTGCCCGACATATCTGCAGAGATACCTTTGCATGAGTCGGACCAAGCACAAAAAAGCTTCCAAACGATTTGGAAAGTTATACTACAGGTGTGCTGCCCAGGCAGGCAACCAGCACATCATGTCATCTGAAAAAATACGCACAGACGTGTCGAGAGGGAATGAGCCGGACGCATAATCATGATCCCAACAACTTCTCTACTAAACTCAACCGTCTCCTTTCagacaaagaaagaagaaagaaagaagagctCAATCATCCGGCGACTGTAGCCGGCCCACCCCTCCCCGGGCCCAGCGCCAGGAGAGGGCCACATGATTCTCGCGTCCTCGTGTCGTGATTGTGCGCGTCTAGAAGAATCCCCACAGGCCATTTCCACTCGATCTAGCCCAACCCAACCACCCCGTATTCACCAACTTTCGATTATAAAATTCCAAAAGATAATTCTAAATTCGAACAGAAAGCCGTGGAGTCCAATTCTGAAaggcctctctctctctccgggCCTTTACAAATCCTACATAAattcctgtaaaaaaaaactcccataTAAATTAATGTGGCCCGACGCCACCCCCGCacccaaaaaggaaaaggaaagaagaagaacgcgAAAAATAAGAACCGAATTCCTCCCCCGGAAGaacaggcggaggaggaaaggAGCCACACCCAATACCCGTCCCGTCCGGCCGCCTTGCGCCCGGAGGCCCCCCCGCCCGCGGATCCGATCGGTCGATTGGAGCCTCCCCCCGCCGACCCTCGCTAGGTGCGTCTGTTAATCACGCAGCGCTAGCTTTGGCCGTCGAGGCTTGGCTGTTCTGCACCTGCTTTTGGACAGGATTCTCTGGTTCGATGCGTTAATTTGCCGTTGAAAGGTTATTAGATGCGTTGTTCTTGGATGCGATGCGATCGATTGTATGATTGGGTGGTTCGCCGGATCAATAGTCTAATGCTCGGCGAAGAGGGTTTGGCATGCCTGAATTTTGTGTTGGTTGCGATGGCGGATGAGTGCTTGCGTTTGATTTCCTTATAACTGACAACAAAGAGACTAGCTGCCCGTATTAAGGATTAATTTCCGGATAGGGGAATTCATGTAGGCCTTGATTGCACGATATGGTTTTGCTTCTGTCGTGTGGCCTTGGCGCCTGCCGAGGTTTCTTAACCATCCTTGCAACTTGCAAGGTGGACGCGTAGCGCCATGATTGCTTCCCTGCGGCTTTCGCTTATGCATGTAAAATCTCTTCCTTAACTCAAGACGACTGTGTAATTTTTCTACGAGCGTGAAGATTCGCCTCTCTGTCGTGTAAAGATAGGATTTATTCCTTTACACAAGGAAAATGAGATGATGCATGCCAAACTGCCAAGCATAATTTTTCAATATGAATGAAGCTTCATCTTTATGCAAATTCATATCTATGCCGCAATCGACCATCAATTATGCTGCCATGATGGGACAAGTGCACAAGTTTCTCGACGAATATGAATATATAGGGATAAGGCGAACCGAGGCATCCCGGATGGTGATGCATACCTATCCGCCCTCGTCTGAGCCTCCACGCTTGCAATTATATATAGGCATAAGAAATTAAGAGACTTGATTTTGTCATTCCTATT
This is a stretch of genomic DNA from Brachypodium distachyon strain Bd21 chromosome 1, Brachypodium_distachyon_v3.0, whole genome shotgun sequence. It encodes these proteins:
- the LOC100846857 gene encoding mavicyanin, with product MASKHMLVAVVALAAAFLPGLAVASEHVVGDDKGWTLQFNYTAWSESRQFVVGDTLLFKYGSSAHNVVEVGGADFMACTKPPTANTWSTGEDRVTLDKAGRRWFICDIGEHCEKGGMKFKVTVNEAGAPSPNSPPAPSNPAGKVHAKHFGVAAVTALAAAALVL
- the LOC100841460 gene encoding cytochrome P450 72A14: MCYGHSTLHSLVATRVSKKLMEVDAAARALVGDVASPSPWSLLCVLAALLVLWAASKVAERCWLRPRRLGRLLRAQGLGGTAYRFPAGDLTENGRLNKEAQSSPMPPCHDIVPRVAPHLYNVVKEHGNVCITWFGPILRVIIAQPELVKDILSNKSGHFEKFTNKRLGKLIAPGLANYDGEKWAKHRRILNPAFHLEKLKGMLPAFSTCCTELVGNWENKLANSGGSVEIDIWQEFQNLSGDVISRTAFGSSFMEGRRIFQLQAEQAERIIKALQYIYIPGYLFFPTENNRRMKEINREIEGLLRGIIEKRERAIESDGHEHDLLGLMLQSNKASGTSSLRMSTEDVIEECKLFYFAGMETTSVLLTWTLVVLGMHPEWQDRARKEVLSVFGKNKPSFHGLNRLKTVTTILYEVLRLYPPAVTLNRKTSKEVEIGGISYPAGVAVELPIILLHHNPNIWGKDVLEFKPQRFAEGISKATNDRLAFFPFGSGPRICIGQNFALLEAKMALSMVLQRFEFKLSPSYAHAPYTVITLHPQHGAQIMIKSLE